The proteins below come from a single Oerskovia jenensis genomic window:
- a CDS encoding phage tail tape measure protein yields MAEATRAVEGVGRGSEDSAARADTALGRMVQSATRNQQAWDRAGTTLTAFGAVTTVALGATVKAAMDWESAWTGVLKTADGSGAQLAALESDLRNLATTLPATHQEIAAVAEAAGQLGVGVDSVASFTKTMVDLGETTNLSADEAATAIAQMANVMDASLLSSKDGVSRFGATLVALGNDGASTEKQILEMAQRISGSGKLVGASEAEVLALSNALASMGITAELGGGVVSRILQDIYSAVKEGGPKLSQFAALAGQSADDFAKAFADDPVRALDAVAQGLNGVDASGGNVVATLKDLGFLSTEEQRVLLQLKGAGDLLTDSLDLANAAWAENSALLDEANKRYDTAEAKVQIARNAINDAAITIGDALLPAVAAGAEAIADLANWFGSLPEPAQQAIGGIGGLVGVTALAAGGFLLLFPRVIETVTAFKTLNATSPGVATGLTRVGKAAGVAVALVGVAAALNEINAASFDAVPSVEQMTRALLKAEGVKGVQESFTGLSETFDDMKGAADRLFTDNINTWADRNIGGLLGLSTATSKAEEAYAQLGSTLAVVYSSNPEEAERRFAAALRETGRTRDELLSIMPAYADAIAETDNTQKLATESATGVSAALDLIAESAPSVTEALAEWMKMVGDADASFSDIAGAYQGVIDKNKEVAQATADATKSSKDSWEDFYDGTSVSMADWIAKLEEQAKAQKNWQDNILAITSEIRTQMPADMAATADAMIDELIALGPEGAAALQTFRDANAEERLRLVEAWAGTGTEISEDFATELDAARTPTLNLDTSPASIEARILAGELHVFGESVSPWEITANSDSAAIEAQILAGELYVFGQSVSPWELRADASKADATAQGTVNAFGQMVPDPFNLSADPFNANQTTSAWLNTPRSTSVSVNADVSPAERAVGRAIAAIKMMTAVIPGIPGGFTGGQVGGIAGFAAGGQVPGTPPSDPTHDNVFAMTERGRPLMVRSKEWIQPQPAVEYYGAGVMRALQYRQIPKSVLAGFAAGGSPSAPQYASATATQAAAPAQTFDLTGLQLVGTLMVNGMEARMEAVAVGVVDARDRSDAGTRQTVGRTR; encoded by the coding sequence ATGGCCGAGGCGACTCGCGCGGTCGAGGGCGTCGGTCGTGGGAGCGAGGACTCGGCTGCTCGCGCGGACACGGCCCTCGGTCGCATGGTCCAGTCCGCTACCCGGAACCAGCAGGCGTGGGATCGAGCCGGCACGACCCTGACCGCATTCGGTGCGGTCACGACTGTCGCGCTCGGCGCCACCGTCAAGGCCGCGATGGACTGGGAGTCCGCCTGGACTGGGGTCCTCAAGACCGCCGACGGGTCGGGCGCGCAGCTCGCGGCGCTCGAGAGCGACCTGCGCAACCTCGCCACGACGCTCCCGGCCACGCACCAGGAGATCGCTGCGGTCGCGGAGGCTGCCGGTCAGCTGGGCGTCGGTGTGGACTCGGTCGCGTCGTTCACGAAGACGATGGTCGACCTCGGCGAGACGACGAACCTGTCGGCCGACGAGGCCGCTACGGCGATCGCGCAGATGGCCAACGTCATGGACGCCTCCCTGCTCTCGAGTAAGGACGGCGTCTCACGGTTCGGCGCGACTCTCGTCGCCCTCGGCAACGACGGCGCGTCTACCGAGAAGCAGATCCTCGAGATGGCCCAGCGCATCTCCGGGTCCGGCAAGCTCGTCGGCGCGTCCGAGGCCGAAGTCCTGGCCCTGTCGAATGCCCTCGCCTCGATGGGCATCACGGCCGAGCTCGGTGGCGGAGTCGTGTCCCGCATCCTGCAGGACATCTACTCCGCGGTGAAGGAAGGCGGCCCCAAGCTCTCCCAGTTCGCCGCCCTCGCCGGGCAGTCGGCCGACGACTTCGCGAAGGCGTTCGCTGACGACCCGGTGCGCGCTCTCGACGCCGTCGCGCAAGGCCTCAACGGGGTCGATGCGTCCGGCGGCAACGTCGTGGCGACCCTCAAGGACCTCGGCTTCCTCTCGACCGAGGAGCAGCGTGTCCTGCTGCAGCTCAAGGGTGCCGGCGACCTCCTCACGGACTCGCTCGACCTCGCGAACGCGGCATGGGCGGAGAACAGCGCTCTGCTCGACGAAGCGAACAAGCGGTACGACACCGCCGAGGCGAAGGTCCAGATCGCGAGGAACGCGATCAACGACGCCGCGATCACCATCGGCGACGCGCTCCTCCCCGCCGTTGCCGCCGGCGCTGAGGCCATCGCGGACCTCGCCAACTGGTTCGGGTCCCTGCCGGAGCCCGCGCAGCAGGCGATCGGCGGCATCGGTGGCCTCGTCGGCGTGACCGCCCTCGCGGCAGGCGGCTTCCTGCTGCTGTTCCCCCGCGTCATCGAGACCGTCACCGCCTTCAAGACCCTCAACGCGACCAGCCCAGGCGTCGCAACCGGGCTCACCAGGGTCGGCAAGGCTGCGGGCGTGGCCGTCGCGCTCGTCGGTGTGGCCGCTGCCCTGAACGAGATCAACGCCGCTTCCTTCGACGCGGTGCCCTCCGTGGAGCAGATGACACGGGCGCTCCTCAAGGCGGAGGGCGTCAAGGGCGTCCAGGAGTCTTTCACGGGCCTGTCCGAGACGTTCGACGACATGAAGGGGGCCGCAGACCGGCTCTTCACGGACAACATCAACACCTGGGCGGACCGCAACATCGGCGGCCTGCTCGGGCTGTCCACAGCGACCAGCAAGGCCGAAGAGGCCTACGCACAGCTCGGCAGCACCCTGGCCGTCGTGTACTCCTCGAACCCAGAGGAAGCGGAACGTCGGTTCGCGGCCGCACTGCGTGAGACGGGCCGCACCCGAGACGAACTGCTGAGCATCATGCCTGCCTACGCAGACGCGATCGCTGAGACGGACAACACCCAGAAGCTCGCTACCGAGAGCGCCACAGGCGTGTCGGCCGCGCTCGATCTCATCGCCGAATCGGCGCCGTCCGTCACCGAGGCCCTGGCCGAGTGGATGAAGATGGTGGGCGACGCGGACGCATCGTTCTCCGACATCGCTGGCGCCTACCAGGGCGTCATCGACAAGAACAAGGAAGTCGCGCAGGCGACCGCGGACGCCACGAAGTCGTCGAAGGACTCCTGGGAGGACTTCTACGACGGCACATCCGTATCGATGGCCGACTGGATCGCAAAGCTCGAGGAGCAGGCCAAGGCCCAGAAGAACTGGCAGGACAACATCCTCGCCATCACCTCCGAGATCCGCACCCAGATGCCGGCCGACATGGCAGCAACCGCGGACGCCATGATCGACGAGCTCATCGCCCTGGGACCCGAAGGGGCCGCGGCACTTCAGACGTTCCGCGACGCGAACGCCGAGGAGCGGCTCCGACTCGTCGAGGCGTGGGCCGGCACCGGGACGGAGATCTCGGAGGACTTCGCGACCGAGCTCGATGCGGCGCGCACCCCCACGCTCAACCTGGACACATCACCTGCTTCGATCGAGGCTCGGATCCTCGCTGGGGAGCTGCATGTCTTCGGTGAGTCGGTGAGCCCGTGGGAGATCACCGCGAACAGTGACTCGGCCGCTATCGAGGCGCAGATCCTCGCGGGCGAGCTGTACGTCTTCGGCCAGTCTGTCTCCCCGTGGGAACTACGTGCTGATGCGTCGAAGGCTGACGCGACGGCCCAAGGGACTGTCAACGCGTTCGGGCAGATGGTGCCCGACCCGTTCAACCTCAGCGCTGATCCGTTCAACGCGAACCAGACCACGAGCGCGTGGCTGAACACTCCCCGCAGCACGTCCGTCTCGGTCAACGCCGACGTCAGCCCCGCCGAACGGGCCGTGGGGCGCGCGATCGCGGCGATCAAGATGATGACTGCCGTGATCCCCGGGATTCCCGGAGGCTTCACCGGTGGGCAGGTCGGTGGCATCGCAGGCTTCGCTGCTGGCGGTCAGGTTCCGGGCACCCCGCCGTCGGACCCGACGCACGACAACGTGTTCGCGATGACGGAGCGTGGCCGTCCGCTCATGGTCCGCTCGAAGGAGTGGATCCAGCCGCAGCCCGCAGTCGAGTACTACGGGGCCGGCGTGATGCGGGCCCTGCAGTACCGGCAGATCCCGAAGTCCGTACTTGCGGGCTTCGCCGCCGGTGGTTCACCGTCGGCTCCCCAGTACGCCTCGGCGACCGCCACCCAGGCCGCCGCTCCTGCCCAGACGTTCGACCTCACCGGCCTGCAGCTGGTGGGGACGCTGATGGTGAACGGGATGGAGGCGCGCATGGAGGCGGTGGCGGTGGGCGTTGTCGACGCGCGCGACCGGTCCGACGCTGGCACGAGGCAGACCGTGGGAAGGACTCGCTGA